In Oscillatoria salina IIICB1, one genomic interval encodes:
- the apcB gene encoding allophycocyanin subunit beta, which produces MRDAVTTLIRNYDVAGRYFDRNALDSLKSYFESGTARVAVATMISANAASIVKQAGSKLFEELPELIRPGGNAYTTRRYSACLRDMDYYLRYASYALIAGDTDVLDERVLQGLRETYNSLGVPVGPTVIGIQIMKDIVKEMAAEAGISDTACVDSPFDYMSRELGEVDV; this is translated from the coding sequence ATGCGGGACGCAGTTACAACTTTGATTAGAAACTACGATGTTGCTGGTCGCTATTTTGACCGCAATGCTCTCGATAGCCTTAAGTCCTACTTTGAGTCTGGCACGGCACGGGTGGCGGTAGCAACGATGATTTCGGCTAATGCTGCTTCGATTGTTAAGCAGGCTGGTTCTAAACTGTTTGAGGAACTGCCGGAATTGATTCGTCCGGGTGGTAATGCTTATACTACTCGCCGCTATTCGGCTTGTCTGCGGGATATGGATTATTATCTGCGCTATGCTAGTTATGCTTTGATCGCAGGCGATACTGATGTCCTGGATGAGCGGGTGCTGCAAGGGCTGCGCGAAACTTATAATTCTTTAGGTGTGCCTGTGGGTCCAACTGTAATTGGTATCCAAATTATGAAGGACATCGTTAAAGAAATGGCGGCTGAGGCGGGAATTTCGGATACTGCTTGTGTTGATAGTCCCTTTGATTACATGAGTCGCGAATTAGGCGAAGTTGATGTCTAA
- a CDS encoding lipoyl protein ligase domain-containing protein produces the protein MKWRLIPLLSASGTTQMAIDRWLLQQHRLGKHPPSLRFYTWSPVAISLGYHQHNFPDFWQNLTWEGKEVDLVRRPTGGRAVLHQDDLTYMVVTSGISGTRSQIYQQICAFLLRGWSSLGVELHYGNTKRGYIHNPNCFGTATAADLVTTNGEKLIGSAQLIKNDAILQHGSLYLSRDNTLFAKVFNEHKSPVKLPWQQPKKALIETIVNSLSQAAIDCFNIDLITQPLSEAEWQEILAQPNLK, from the coding sequence ATGAAATGGCGTTTAATTCCTTTGCTGTCAGCTTCAGGAACAACTCAAATGGCTATCGATCGCTGGTTGCTACAACAACATCGTTTGGGTAAGCATCCGCCTAGTTTACGCTTTTATACTTGGTCTCCAGTAGCGATTTCTTTAGGCTATCACCAGCATAATTTTCCCGATTTCTGGCAAAATTTAACTTGGGAAGGTAAGGAAGTTGATTTGGTACGTCGTCCTACTGGCGGACGGGCGGTGCTACACCAGGACGATTTAACTTATATGGTGGTAACATCAGGTATTTCTGGGACGCGATCGCAAATTTATCAACAAATCTGTGCATTTTTGCTTAGGGGTTGGTCTTCCCTCGGTGTCGAACTACACTACGGTAATACTAAACGGGGTTATATCCACAACCCTAATTGTTTTGGTACTGCAACTGCTGCTGATTTAGTTACTACTAATGGTGAGAAACTAATTGGTAGCGCTCAATTAATAAAAAATGATGCTATTTTACAGCATGGTTCCCTGTATTTGTCAAGAGATAATACATTATTTGCTAAAGTTTTTAATGAACATAAATCGCCTGTAAAATTACCTTGGCAACAGCCAAAAAAAGCTTTAATTGAAACTATTGTTAACAGTCTCAGTCAAGCTGCTATTGATTGTTTTAACATTGATTTAATCACTCAGCCTTTATCCGAAGCTGAATGGCAAGAAATTCTCGCCCAACCAAACCTAAAATGA
- the glnA gene encoding type I glutamate--ammonia ligase → MPETPQEVLKMIRDEDIKIIDLKFIDMPGIWQHCSFYYDQIEEASFDEGVPFDGSSIRGWKAINESDMAMVPDPTTAWIDPFYKEKTLSMICSIKEPRTGEYYDRDPRTIAKKAVEYLATTGLGDTAYFGPEAEFFVFEDVRFDQTENKGFYYVDSIEGRWNSGAEEPGGNLGYKPRYKEGYFPVAPTDTLQDIRTEMLLTMAECGVPIEKHHHEVATGGQNELGFRFATLVQAADYLMTYKYVIKNVGKKYGKTVTFMPKPLFNDNGSGMHTHQSIWKDGKPLFWGESGYANLSKMALNYIGGILKHAPALLALTNPTTNSYKRLVPGFEAPVNLAYSQGNRSASVRIPLSGTNPKAKRLEFRCPDATCNPYLAFAAMLCAGIDGIKNEIDPGDPLDVDIYDLSPEELSKIPSTPGSLEAALEHLEKDNAFLTESGVFTEDFIENWIEYKLDNEVNPLRLRPHPYEFSLYYDV, encoded by the coding sequence ATGCCCGAAACCCCCCAAGAAGTCTTGAAAATGATTCGAGACGAAGATATCAAGATTATTGACCTGAAATTCATCGATATGCCAGGAATATGGCAACATTGCTCGTTCTACTACGATCAAATCGAAGAAGCTTCCTTTGACGAGGGAGTTCCTTTCGATGGTTCCAGCATTCGTGGTTGGAAAGCGATCAATGAATCCGACATGGCGATGGTTCCCGATCCTACCACTGCTTGGATCGATCCCTTCTACAAAGAAAAAACCCTGAGCATGATTTGCTCAATTAAAGAACCGCGTACCGGAGAATATTACGATCGCGACCCTCGAACAATTGCTAAAAAAGCAGTCGAGTATTTAGCTACTACTGGGCTGGGTGATACCGCTTACTTTGGTCCAGAAGCAGAATTCTTCGTGTTTGAAGATGTCCGCTTTGACCAAACCGAAAACAAAGGTTTCTACTATGTAGATAGCATCGAAGGACGTTGGAATTCCGGTGCTGAGGAACCCGGTGGTAACTTGGGCTACAAACCCCGTTATAAAGAAGGTTACTTCCCAGTTGCTCCCACCGACACTCTCCAAGATATTCGCACGGAAATGCTACTAACAATGGCTGAGTGCGGTGTCCCCATCGAAAAACACCACCACGAAGTTGCTACCGGAGGACAAAACGAACTCGGTTTCCGCTTCGCTACCTTAGTTCAAGCGGCTGACTATTTGATGACTTACAAATACGTCATCAAGAATGTGGGTAAAAAATACGGTAAAACTGTTACCTTTATGCCGAAACCATTGTTTAACGACAATGGTTCGGGGATGCACACCCACCAATCGATCTGGAAAGACGGAAAGCCTCTATTCTGGGGTGAAAGTGGCTACGCCAACCTGAGTAAAATGGCGTTAAACTATATTGGCGGTATTCTCAAACACGCTCCCGCACTCTTAGCTTTAACCAACCCAACTACTAACTCTTACAAGCGGTTGGTTCCTGGCTTTGAAGCACCCGTAAACTTAGCTTACTCTCAAGGTAATCGTTCTGCATCGGTTCGCATTCCTCTTTCTGGTACAAACCCCAAAGCCAAGCGTTTAGAGTTTCGTTGTCCGGATGCTACTTGTAACCCCTATCTTGCCTTTGCTGCGATGCTTTGTGCTGGTATTGATGGAATTAAGAACGAAATCGATCCTGGCGATCCTCTAGATGTAGATATCTACGATCTCAGCCCCGAAGAACTCAGTAAAATTCCTTCTACTCCTGGTTCCTTAGAAGCAGCTTTGGAACATTTAGAGAAGGATAATGCGTTCTTAACTGAGTCTGGTGTTTTCACTGAAGACTTCATCGAAAACTGGATCGAGTACAAGCTGGATAATGAGGTCAATCCTTTGCGTTTGCGCCCTCATCCTTACGAGTTCTCTCTCTACTACGATGTCTAA
- the argB gene encoding acetylglutamate kinase, translated as MVIESEYIRKAEATRVRVLSEALPYIQQFAGRIVVVKYGGAAMKDTYLKEKVIRDIVFLSCVGLLPVVVHGGGPEINSWLAKLNIEPQFKDGLRVTDAATMDVVEMVLVGRVNKELVALINRAGAKAVGLCGKDGNLIKARHVGKEGIGFVGEVSSVDIDLVKSLVSNGYVPVISSVAADEKGQAHNINADTVAGEIAAALEAEKLILLTDTAGILRDYKDPSTLIPKVDIQQARNLISEGVVAGGMIPKVNCCVRSLAQGVKAAHIIDGRIPHALLLEIFTDEGIGSMIVASEYMKI; from the coding sequence ATGGTAATCGAAAGCGAATATATTAGAAAAGCCGAAGCTACTCGCGTGCGAGTGCTGAGTGAAGCACTTCCGTATATTCAGCAGTTTGCAGGACGTATTGTCGTCGTCAAATACGGTGGTGCAGCCATGAAAGACACTTATCTAAAAGAAAAAGTCATTCGTGATATTGTCTTTTTATCCTGCGTGGGTTTACTACCTGTAGTCGTACACGGTGGCGGTCCGGAAATTAATAGCTGGTTGGCAAAACTAAACATTGAACCACAATTTAAAGATGGTTTGCGCGTTACCGATGCTGCCACAATGGATGTAGTGGAAATGGTTTTAGTCGGTCGCGTAAATAAAGAACTGGTGGCTTTAATTAACCGTGCTGGAGCCAAAGCAGTTGGGCTTTGCGGTAAAGATGGTAATTTAATCAAAGCCCGTCATGTTGGGAAAGAAGGTATTGGCTTTGTCGGCGAAGTTAGTAGCGTCGATATAGATTTAGTCAAATCTTTAGTTAGCAATGGCTACGTTCCCGTTATTTCTAGCGTGGCGGCTGATGAAAAGGGACAAGCACATAATATCAATGCCGATACTGTAGCTGGTGAAATTGCCGCCGCTTTAGAAGCAGAAAAATTGATTTTGCTGACTGATACCGCAGGTATTTTACGAGACTATAAAGACCCTTCTACACTCATTCCCAAAGTTGATATTCAACAAGCGAGGAACTTAATTTCCGAAGGAGTCGTTGCTGGAGGAATGATTCCCAAAGTTAATTGCTGCGTGCGATCGCTAGCTCAAGGTGTCAAAGCTGCTCATATTATTGATGGTCGCATACCTCACGCCCTCCTCTTGGAAATCTTTACTGACGAAGGTATTGGTTCCATGATTGTCGCCTCCGAGTATATGAAGATCTGA
- a CDS encoding YbjN domain-containing protein, with translation MTTQNQNPETAINENDLAEEAIASELVEEATSHEDVIETVISSLDMEDTAMVNHSEDGILWKFNYGSVEVFVQLTGESDEDLFTVWATVLPLPAKNEPKLMRRLLEMNWEGTFETCFGIFNDRVVVLSQRTVAELSPGEISRAITLVATIADDNDEAFQEEFGAD, from the coding sequence ATGACGACACAAAATCAAAATCCAGAAACGGCGATTAACGAAAATGATTTAGCCGAAGAAGCGATCGCCTCGGAGTTAGTGGAAGAAGCTACTAGCCATGAAGATGTGATTGAAACTGTGATTTCCAGTTTGGATATGGAAGACACGGCGATGGTAAATCACAGCGAAGATGGTATCCTCTGGAAGTTTAATTATGGCAGTGTTGAAGTTTTCGTACAGCTAACTGGCGAATCTGATGAGGATTTGTTTACAGTTTGGGCGACAGTATTGCCTTTACCTGCTAAAAATGAACCTAAGTTGATGCGCCGACTTCTGGAAATGAACTGGGAAGGTACTTTTGAAACTTGTTTCGGTATTTTTAACGATCGAGTGGTAGTCTTATCACAGCGCACTGTGGCAGAACTTTCCCCAGGAGAAATTTCGCGGGCGATTACTCTAGTAGCAACGATCGCTGATGATAATGATGAGGCTTTCCAAGAAGAGTTTGGTGCAGATTAG